A region from the Arcanobacterium buesumense genome encodes:
- a CDS encoding exonuclease SbcCD subunit D: MKFLHTSDWHLGRTLHGADLSDAFTLWCDHVVELARTRDLDAVLIAGDVFDRGIPPVTMVRLLSETLQRLSQYTTVVLTPGNHDAPTRLGFTAGLLKDRVVIVPDPRKAGEPIDIIRGGELVGQVYALPYLEPDIDRVRLAEDPDEPLARSHEAVVKAAMDLVREDIVAHCDVAVPRIVMAHEFVVGGEPSDSERDLHIGGVDSVPSAVFDVRVGGNSMIDYVALGHLHGPQQVNEEPLMRYAGSPIAFSFSEEHHHKSSAIVTIDAPGDTPDVELIPAPIYRPLATIRGTFDELLSDKYSAYQDHFVRIYVTDTDRPPRMVARLRLHFPHLLEVQHDVEFHQLSSRDVTRAGTNPLDVLNEFFTSAGGRELHDEERALIASQWESLAKGEE, from the coding sequence ATGAAGTTTTTACACACGTCTGACTGGCATTTGGGCCGCACACTCCACGGTGCGGATTTATCTGATGCGTTTACCTTATGGTGCGATCATGTAGTGGAGTTAGCGCGCACCCGTGATCTCGATGCGGTTCTGATTGCTGGTGATGTGTTTGATCGTGGGATTCCGCCAGTTACGATGGTGCGGTTGCTTTCTGAGACGTTACAACGGCTATCACAATACACAACAGTTGTGCTGACTCCGGGTAATCATGATGCGCCAACTCGCTTGGGGTTTACTGCAGGGCTGTTGAAGGATCGCGTTGTGATTGTGCCCGATCCTCGCAAGGCTGGGGAACCGATAGATATCATTCGCGGTGGTGAGCTTGTTGGTCAGGTCTATGCACTACCGTACTTAGAACCAGATATTGATCGGGTGCGGTTAGCTGAGGATCCAGATGAACCATTGGCACGTAGCCATGAGGCGGTTGTCAAAGCTGCGATGGATTTGGTGCGTGAGGATATTGTTGCGCATTGTGATGTGGCTGTCCCGCGTATCGTGATGGCTCATGAATTCGTTGTTGGTGGCGAACCATCTGATTCGGAACGTGATCTCCATATTGGTGGCGTTGATAGTGTGCCTAGTGCAGTTTTTGATGTCAGGGTTGGCGGAAATTCTATGATCGATTATGTGGCGCTCGGGCATTTGCATGGGCCTCAACAGGTGAATGAAGAACCGTTAATGCGTTATGCTGGCTCGCCTATCGCTTTTTCTTTTTCTGAGGAACACCACCATAAATCGAGTGCTATTGTCACGATTGATGCCCCGGGTGATACTCCAGATGTTGAACTGATTCCAGCCCCCATTTATCGGCCGTTAGCTACGATTCGTGGCACATTTGATGAACTACTTTCAGATAAATATTCTGCCTATCAGGATCATTTTGTTCGGATATACGTCACCGATACTGATCGTCCCCCACGGATGGTTGCCCGGCTTCGTCTTCATTTTCCTCATCTCCTTGAAGTCCAACATGATGTGGAGTTCCATCAATTATCGTCACGTGATGTTACCCGCGCCGGCACGAATCCACTTGATGTGTTAAATGAGTTTTTTACCAGTGCTGGGGGCCGTGAACTGCACGATGAAGAGCGTGCCTTAATTGCTAGCCAATGGGAAAGTCTTGCGAAGGGAGAAGAATAG